One Rosa chinensis cultivar Old Blush chromosome 5, RchiOBHm-V2, whole genome shotgun sequence genomic region harbors:
- the LOC112201403 gene encoding shikimate O-hydroxycinnamoyltransferase, which produces MAVNVRMRETTVVRSASETPRQSLWISNLDKVMPNTHTPLVYFYKPNNIAGAGEDNNFFDMRVLKDALSKALVPFYPLAGRLRQKKDEGENGRIEIDCNAEGALFSVADSSSCISDYGDFAPTPEFGRGLIPIVDYSGGISSFPLLLVQITYLKCGGVALGLRVDHRVADGLSTLHFINTWSDMARGIDVAIWPSMDRTILRARDPPQPLPDHNHHIAFPPRNKHESTAATTVTKFRFTREQLNVLKAMSTMTKADGDDMNTLPVKFTTFEVFAGHVWRCACEARELANDQETILYLTVNGRSRLQPPLPPGYFGNVVFRATAIALAGDLISKPIWYAASCIHNALVRMDNDYLRSAIDYFELQQCHQELSSLAHGTHVRCPNLGINSWCILPIYDADFGWGRPISVGRSGIRSEGKGYMVPSATDDGSLSLSISLQSQHMISFSKLVYDI; this is translated from the coding sequence ATGGCAGTCAACGTTAGAATGAGAGAGACAACGGTGGTGAGGTCAGCATCGGAGACTCCTCGGCAGTCGCTTTGGATCTCAAACTTGGATAAGGTGATGCCCAACACTCACACTCCCCTTGTTTATTTCTACAAGCCAAACAACATCGCTGGTGCAGGCGAGGACAACAATTTCTTTGACATGCGCGTGTTGAAGGACGCGCTCAGCAAGGCCCTCGTGCCCTTTTACCCTTTGGCCGGCCGCCTACGGCAGAAAAAGGACGAGGGAGAGAATGGCCGTATCGAAATCGATTGCAATGCAGAGGGGGCCTTGTTTTCTGTGGCCGATAGCAGCTCTTGCATTAGTGACTATGGTGATTTTGCGCCCACTCCCGAATTTGGGAGAGGCCTCATCCCCATCGTTGATTATTCCGGTGGGATATCTTCTTTTCCCTTGTTGCTGGTTCAGATCACATACTTGAAATGTGGTGGAGTGGCACTTGGTCTTCGCGTGGACCATCGTGTAGCAGATGGATTATCTACTCTCCACTTCATAAATACATGGTCTGATATGGCTCGTGGTATCGACGTTGCAATTTGGCCAAGCATGGACAGGACGATACTTCGTGCCCGAGACCCACCCCAGCCTTTACCCGACCACAATCACCACATTGCATTCCCTCCTCGGAATAAGCATGAGAGCACTGCAGCAACAACGGTTACAAAATTTAGATTTACAAGGGAGCAGCTCAATGTCTTGAAAGCTATGTCAACCATGACTAAAGCGGATGGCGATGATATGAACACTTTACCTGTCAAGTTTACCACATTTGAGGTGTTTGCAGGTCATGTATGGAGATGTGCCTGCGAGGCACGTGAACTAGCTAATGATCAAGAAACTATATTATACCTTACTGTAAATGGAAGGTCCAGATTACAACCCCCTCTGCCACCTGGTTACTTCGGTAATGTGGTTTTCAGAGCCACAGCAATAGCCTTAGCAGGGGATCTCATATCGAAACCAATATGGTATGCTGCAAGCTGTATTCACAATGCTTTGGTGCGTATGGACAATGATTATCTTCGATCAGCAATCGACTACTTTGAACTTCAGCAGTGTCATCAGGAACTATCGAGCCTTGCTCATGGAACTCATGTAAGGTGTCCTAATCTTGGGATAAATAGCTGGTGTATATTGCCCATCTATGATGCTGATTTTGGCTGGGGTAGACCAATTTCCGTTGGGCGTTCTGGAATTCGAAGTGAAGGGAAGGGCTACATGGTACCTAGTGCAACTGATGATGGGAGTTTGTCACTGTCCATTAGTCTGCAATCTCAGCATATGATATCATTTTCCAAGTTGGTTTATGACATATGA
- the LOC121049455 gene encoding valine--tRNA ligase, mitochondrial 1-like isoform X2, producing MGEHLTGMPRFRAREAMTDALKKKGLFKETKTNEMCLRICSRSKDVVEPMIKPQRYIKCSDMGNEALNAVADDENRKLEIIPRQYTAEWKRWLHNISDWCVSRQLWWSHRVLARK from the exons ATGGGGGAGCATTTGACAGGGATGCCACGCTTCAGAGCCCGAGAGGCTATGACTGATGCATTAAAGAAGAAG GGCCTCTTCAAAGAAACTAAGACCAATGAGATGTGTCTTAGAATTTGCTCTAGAAGTAAAGATGTTGTGGAGCCTATGATAAAGCCCCAGCGGTACATTAAATGCAGCGATATGGGAAATGAAGCTCTTAATGCTGTCGCTGATGATGAAAATAGGAAGCTGGAGATTATCCCAAGACAGTATACTGCTGAATGGAAGAG ATGGCTTCATAACATTAGTGATTGGTGTGTCTCGAGGCAACTTTGGTGGAGTCACCGTGTTCTGGCACG GAAGTGA
- the LOC121049455 gene encoding valine--tRNA ligase, mitochondrial 1-like isoform X1: MGEHLTGMPRFRAREAMTDALKKKGLFKETKTNEMCLRICSRSKDVVEPMIKPQRYIKCSDMGNEALNAVADDENRKLEIIPRQYTAEWKRWLHNISDWCVSRQLWWSHRVLAREEEAQALADQKYEGKKFRLEQDSDELDRWFSSGLFPLSVLGWPDDPED, encoded by the exons ATGGGGGAGCATTTGACAGGGATGCCACGCTTCAGAGCCCGAGAGGCTATGACTGATGCATTAAAGAAGAAG GGCCTCTTCAAAGAAACTAAGACCAATGAGATGTGTCTTAGAATTTGCTCTAGAAGTAAAGATGTTGTGGAGCCTATGATAAAGCCCCAGCGGTACATTAAATGCAGCGATATGGGAAATGAAGCTCTTAATGCTGTCGCTGATGATGAAAATAGGAAGCTGGAGATTATCCCAAGACAGTATACTGCTGAATGGAAGAG ATGGCTTCATAACATTAGTGATTGGTGTGTCTCGAGGCAACTTTGGTGGAGTCACCGTGTTCTGGCACG TGAGGAAGAGGCTCAAGCATTGGCTGATCAAAAATATGAGGGAAAGAAGTTTCGATTAGAACAGGACTCAGATGAGCTTGACAGGTGGTTTTCGTCTGGTCTTTTCCCATTGTCGGTATTGGGCTGGCCGGATGATCCAGAAGATTAA
- the LOC112201402 gene encoding shikimate O-hydroxycinnamoyltransferase: MAVNVSVIESTVVRPAAETPRQSLWLSNMDLVQPSTHTPSIYIYKPKVDAAADKDSNFFDMHVLKDALGKALVPFYPLAGRLKRKMDEGEKGRLEIDCNAEGALFVVARSSSCIDDFGDFAPTPDFGRGLLPTVDYSGGISSYPLLLVQITYLKCGGVALGVRIDHHLADGLSALHFINTWSDMARGLDLAIPPTIDRTLLRARDPPRTILNHNHHIVYQPPNDHDQHESTGVETVVSVLTFTREQLNILKAMSTTTEEEDDMSTLLIKYTSFEVFSGHVWRCACKARELANDQETNLFFAVNGRTRLQPPLPPGYFGNVIFRAAATALAGDLISKPLSYAANCIHNAVVRMDDDYVRSALDYLELQQRHQDLSSLAHGTHVRCPNLGITSWFTLPLYDADFGWGRPSFMGRAGIPSEGKAYMIPSATNYGLSLCINLHSRHMNTFSKLVYDI; encoded by the coding sequence ATGGCGGTCAACGTCAGTGTGATTGAGTCGACAGTGGTGAGGCCAGCGGCAGAGACACCTCGGCAGTCATTGTGGCTCTCGAACATGGACTTGGTGCAGCCCAGCACTCACACTCCCAGTATTTATATCTACAAGCCAAAAGTCGATGCTGCTGCAGACAAGGATAGTAATTTCTTTGACATGCATGTCTTGAAGGACGCGCTCGGCAAGGCCCTTGTGCCCTTTTACCCTTTGGCCGGCCGCCTGAAGCGAAAAATGGATGAGGGCGAGAAGGGTCGTCTCGAAATAGATTGCAATGCGGAGGGGGCCTTGTTTGTTGTGGCCCGTAGCAGCTCTTGCATCGATGACTTCGGCGATTTTGCACCCACTCCCGACTTCGGGAGAGGGCTTCTCCCTACCGTTGATTATTCCGGCGGGATATCTTCTTATCCTCTGTTGCTGGTACAGATCACATATTTAAAATGCGGTGGAGTGGCACTTGGTGTTCGCATAGACCATCACTTAGCAGATGGATTATCTGCTCTTCACTTTATAAATACATGGTCTGATATGGCTCGTGGTCTGGACCTTGCAATCCCACCAACAATCGACAGGACATTACTTCGCGCTCGAGACCCACCTCGGACTATACTCAACCACAATCACCACATTGTATACCAACCTCCTAATGACCACGATCAACATGAAAGCACTGGGGTAGAAACAGTAGTCTCGGTTCTTACATTTACTAGGGAGCAGCTCAACATCTTGAAAGCTATGTCGACCACtacagaggaagaagatgatatgaGTACTTTACTAATCAAGTATACCTCATTTGAGGTGTTTTCAGGTCATGTATGGAGATGTGCCTGCAAGGCACGTGAACTAGCTAATGATCAAGAAACCAACTTATTCTTTGCTGTAAACGGAAGGACCAGATTGCAACCCCCACTCCCACCTGGTTACTTTGGTAATGTGATTTTCAGAGCCGCAGCAACAGCCTTAGCAGGGGATCTTATATCAAAACCATTATCGTATGCCGCAAACTGCATTCACAATGCTGTGGTGCGTATGGACGATGATTATGTTCGATCGGCACTCGACTATCTTGAACTTCAGCAGCGTCATCAGGATTTGTCAAGCCTTGCTCATGGGACTCATGTTAGGTGCCCTAATCTTGGGATAACTAGCTGGTTTACGCTGCCCCTCTATGATGCTGATTTTGGGTGGGGGcgaccaagtttcatgggacGTGCTGGAATTCCAAGTGAAGGAAAGGCATACATGATACCAAGTGCAACTAATTATGGTTTATCGCTGTGCATCAATCTGCATTCTCGGCATATGAACACGTTTTCCAAGTTGGTTTATGACATATAA